In Osmia lignaria lignaria isolate PbOS001 chromosome 13, iyOsmLign1, whole genome shotgun sequence, the DNA window ATTTGTCGGTTATTCAAACATCAAATTAATCGGTATCAATGTTTGGAGATGAAAGTATCGTGTGTCTGTTACAGATCGAACCCAGGTACGCCGACGCAGGTTCGTCGGCCAGATTTTATAGGAGTAAACGAAGCACCAACGTATTATGATGTACAGCAAGGGAATAATACCGGTGTTGGTAGCGGTGCCGTTGTAGCTGGTTACAGTCCACAGCGCCGTTTCTTGTCGGAAAGTGAGCTCGTTCGTCAAGGTACCGAACATTCGTACTCGAGAACTAACAATACCGTTGACAACATTCGAGAGTTAGCGGGTTCGCCTCAACGTGGTGTCTACATGTGGAAAGATAATTCACCTGGCAGCTATCCAGCTCCAGCTGGTGCGACGGGAAACGCGACAACGCATCAGTCGCCATCGCAAAGACCACcgccgccgtcgtcgtcgtcgtcgtcgtacgATTATTATCGTTCGAATCCAACGAGTCCTACGCAACAATTGTACGCCAATGCTCCCAGAGCAGCCTATCATCCTGCAATGAGAGGTGGAGTACCGGTCTTCCCACCGCATCAACAATCGCCGCAAGTGAAACGAAAAGCAACGATGGCGACGCCGACCACACCTACGTCGGGCGATACGCGTCGCAGACCAATGTCGTTTGTTAGAGCCTTAGAAATGACGGATTCCATGGAAATGGTGTCAGCGCCTAACGATAACAGATCACAACGGCCCACAACGCCGACACCGGATCGTGCTAGTGTCTACGATACGATGAACTATGAAATATCTGTATAGCCCACCTTTACGGTCTCCGCCCCAACCTGCGGCTGGACGGAGATTGTACAAGAATTGCCGGCAACGTTACGCGTCTCCTGTTCGAATGAGGAAAGAACGTACGCCGCTTACGAGATATCCGTCTGAATCATCGTGTCGAAGCAGCTAAACATTCTATGTCAAATGATATTAATCCCGGTCGAGATATCATAAGTTCTTCCGGTCCAAATATTCATCCATTATCGATACACTTTATTGAAATATTGTGAGAAGAAGCCGATTATTTTcctgaacgaacgaacgaacgatgaACTTGATACGATGGTATCATTCGCGTTTCTGTTGTCTGTGGAATGACAACTGATAAACGAGGAGAGTCTTCGTGAAAAAATGAAGATATCGTCGgtgttcaattatttttcatcaGAAACTGGctaatatagaaaaaaaagtgTTATTAGGTCTTATTTCGCGTTGAACGGACGACAATGTATAAGATTAATATAAACGTTTCGTTTCAACGCGGAGTTTACCGTCAACGTGTAAGACTGTTGTGTCATGTTACTagcaatatttttcatttgtccGTTGATTAACGAATGGAACATTTCGATTCTACATGTAGAGACGAGAACGAAACGTGTTCGTTTATCcgagggaaaaaagaagaagcgttCGGACCGATTGACGATTTAAGTAATCGAGTCACGAAATGCGTCAACGAAAGTAATTCCGAACGCTTAGGGGTAATTCGCTAAGCGATATACTCTTGCTAACGATCGAGCTTGTCTCGCTTAGCAgcaaataattctattttttagtACACAGTAAGGtcagtttagatttttataCCATGATGTCGTGACTCAATTTCTAGAAACGCAGCATCGGTTGATTCCCGTTCCTTTCGTTTTCCTCTTCTTTGTCTCGAATACACACGCGATTCAATTAGTAACAAAGAACATAGGGATTATTATTGCGagcatcattttttttttttttatcagactcGATTTTGATCACATCCATACTCTTCGTTTCTGGTTTTTAACGACATACACGAGAAAAGAACGGGATCAAAATCGAGTCTTCCAGTGTAGTCTCCTATTCTTCTATTGATGCGAGAACAATTCGTGTCTGTTTAACAAAGGGTTACTTAATCGACTTAAGTCATTATCAGGATAGAATAACAAATTCTGTGTAAAATAATCGTGAAATGTGtagtaaatttttaatatacatatttaacaaTATTTATACGTAAATAATAAGACTTTACAATGATTTCATTTGTTtgttataaatgataattttatcGATGTGACCACTAATACGATCAATTGGATTTTTACGAGTAAAAAGAGAATAgtttaaaaaagaagtaaatatACGAAAGAGAACATTGTGTGAATGCGGGAAAAAAAGTATGTAGTACGAATGAATGTATACCAAGAGAACATTAGAGCATtacatgaaaaaaatgaaaaaagaagaataagaatGAAAGACCAGCGTGTTTCAAATGTTTACAGCGATGAATGATCTACTcgacgaaaaaaaagaagaaaatacacAAAAGATAAACAATGgactttgttaaaaataaaaaaaaaagaaaaaaggggaatacaattttgtaatatattatatattgcaTAAATTTATTGGTATATCTACTGCTACTACTAAGTTTGTAATATACCCCGCTTTTAAAAATTGCATGCCGGTTTCTGTATTATGTATTTGAATGCGAGACCAATATTACTATTTATGCAGGCTTAAATGAATAACTGCGAACCGTGTATGCGTAAGGTAATCGCGAAATACGGTGTGTCCGTTTACCTTACGACGAATTGATAATcgaattattattgttaaatagCACATATCGTTCAGCTAAAGGGCTTACCGAACATCGAATATTTCCAGGCTAAAGGGACATTTTCTTGGCGACTAATCCTATATttggtaaaaaaagaaagagaaacagatATACTGCTATTATTAGACATATATTTCTTCCAACGTTGGCGCTACAGATAAAATACGCGTTACTCATTCCTTCTCTATGTTGagttacatatatttttcttttacttttacaATGAGCTGTGCCAAATCAAGGAAACATACGATTTTCCATATTCCACATCAATTATGTAGTTTTTACACTCAGAGAGCACTTACAAGCAAAACAAAGTAACAagaagcaaagaaaaaaaaaagaaaaaaaactggTACAACAATTAAAACGAATTggtttagagaattatgtgtaaGGTGTGACGAATGTTTAGTGTTTATAATTCGGTGTACTTGTACATAAATATCGCTCGTTATTATCacttaaatgtacatacatatacatttcGGTACTTACGTATCGCTGCAGCAATCTACAAAAATAAAATCCATGAAATACAAGCTAATAgtattggaaaaattttttattttattctagagTTGCCGACCATCAAACTCTACGAGGGATCTATTTTTGAAAAGCGCGCCATATAGTGTGAGTGTTCGCTAAAGAGATCAGCAACAGCCTAGTCAACTTTGGTCAATTTACGAAGCTTCCTTTTAAAGTTAATAGGTAAATATTAATGTTTTTCATCTCCCAAATAGTTTATCAACGATATTAACagtaaatattctaaaaatatttcgGTTTTGAATAGTTACAATGATAAAATTACTATCAGTTTCTAAGTTTTAAATGTTAATGCGTCATaggaaaatatgttttttttacTCATGATAAAAAGGATACGATTATCTgagttttcaaaatttaatcatttataaCGTTCAATAAGCATGTTTCTgcgattttaatatttattacccTGTTTTTATTATGAATAACTAATTATAACTGATACGAGTATAAAGCGTCGTATTTTACGACGTGACCTTGAAAAAAAGATGTTTCAAAAAGGGGAGGTAACATTATTTATGTCGCAAAAGttctaatatatttaaaaatgggcATTTTACAATCAGATTTTTATAGTTTTACGATTTGTATGATATGGCCGCAACCCGGCGGGAATAACGATGCGAGCGCCGCGTCATTGTATTGGTAATTTTGTATCGTTACTTCGTAAACTTCGTATGTTGTTCCATTATGACTCGATAATggatttaatttcttaattttcggTATTGTATACTGTTTAGTGTTGTATATTGTTTAATACATAACTAACAGCGGGAACGTGTCTTGCGAGAAGAGGTCGATTTTTTTTTAGCGGCACCGTCCGCCATTATTGGTGTTTGCACGGCGTTCAACGAcgttttctttcgtttattgACGACGAAACCGCACCTATAACACGAAAATTTGTATCATACTATGATGTAAGTAACGTAAATtattgttttcttatttttatttagtttatttcaTTCGTCTGTAACCTCATCATTATCGAGTGTTTTCATGTGAACACAGGGCACGCAGCCGTAAGGACAGTACTGGTAAAAGCGATTCCGAAGCAACggacaaagaaaataaaagggaGAAAGGTAGAGAAGTAGTCAGGAAGAAGCGCGCTGCTTCATCGTCGAGCAGTGGGAGTAGGTAAGGAAATCAAAACATTTTTCTGTGAAAATTCATGTTTGTACGATGCTTTtattaatcatatttttatagTTCATCGGATAGCAGCTCAGGTTCATCGTCTACAAGTAGTGGAAGTAGTTCCAGATCGAGTTCTACTTCAAGTACAAGCTCTAGCAGTTCAGGAAGTTCTTCTGGAAGTTCTAGAGACAGAGGAAGAAAGCGAAGTCGCAGTAAAAGTGTTGATGCTTCGCGCAGACACGATAATAaggagaaggaaagagaaaaagaaagggaaagagaaagagataggGACAGGGATAGGGATAGAGACAGAgaaaaggataaaaagaaaagtagcAATTCTGTGATTGATAAACCTAAACCAAAAGGACGCTCTAGGTAAAAATATTTGTCCTATGTGTATTGGcaaaataaattctttcttatttgTAAccgtttttattttctctttgatTTGTATTTTATAGATCACCTTCGCCGCGTAGGAAACGCAGGGAAAGATCACCAATTCCTAGACCAACAAAAATACATATTGGACATTTGACGCGCAATGTCACTAAAGAACACATTATGGAAATATTTTCCACGTATGGTCAAATAAAAATGGTCGATTTTGCAATGGATAAGCTTCATCCTAATCAAGGACGAGGCTTTGCTTACGTGGAGTTCGAAACAGCAGACGAGGCTGAAAATGCAATGAAACACATGGATGGTGGTACGTTCGAGTTTGTAAACTTTTCTAACTTATTGTCTTAACGTGTATCGATAACGATAATGTTTAATTGTACTATATAGGACAAATAGATGGTCAAGAGATTACTGCTGCCCCAGTATTATTACCAAAACCACGGCCGCTACCGATGCGAAGGATGTCACCTCCAATGGGAAGAAGACCACCACGATGGGGTGGTGGCGGTAGAAATACTCCTCCACGTTATCGCAGACGTTCACCTCCCATTAATCGCCGTAGAAGCCCACGGCCACCGAGACGTAGACCAAGAACTCGATCGCGAAGTCCCCCAAATAATCCACGGCATCGACACCGTCGTTACACAAGATCAAGCTCGAGCAGCTCACGATAGCAATTTTCTTTGTACATATAAGATAAGAACTGAATTTGATCAAACACAGTTTATCCTGGTTGGTCGTCTTAATATATTAAGCAAAGCAGTTTTTACCGATTCGTTCAAAAATATTGACAGGGAAGTGTACGCACTCAAAACATTTCACGACGGTATTACGGTAATTTACATTTCTTAATGATGATAATGATTGAAATGCCGTTCGTGATTCGcaaattgtttttcaaatatatatcaaTTTCACACGTGACATATATACTGCTGCTATTGATTGGTACCTGAAAGCCGGTGATCCTGGGCAATAGAATGTGTTCTAGATATTGTGACgtaataatattacatataGACATGAAGACttcagaaaataattataactgCAGTATCTATTATCGAAGTTATCGTCATGTTTTTCTTTCTGAGGTCTTTATGAACTATACAAGATGTTCAGGCTTGGTAAAAGTACTAGAAACGACAAGTTTGATAGAAACTATGATTATTAGACCCTTTTACAAAGAATCAATTTTAGAAAAAACCTATTCACACAAAATTCTCTTTTATACTTCGCGATATCTACAAGAACAGAATCATTGCATCACATTGCAACCTTGCATCGATGAAAAATatctacaatttttaaattgcagTATGGtcgttaaatatataataatatacatttttttatgatGACTTTACAATGTAAAACGAAACAGTTTAGAGTCTGATCAACTTCAAAATAAGTAAGTATCTTTTAGAGGCACCagggctttttttttttttttaatctagcCTGGTCCATGGcacgaattttattttatttttttctgtttctagagagagagagagagagagattgaGATATCTCGAATTGTCTCTCTGGTAACATAACGACGTAATGGCTAATAATTGAGAGGACGATGAAACAAGGGTGCAAAACCATATTTCTTTCTCAATTTTTGTTAGGTACAAAATCAGAAGTTGCAATTTTTCTATACAGCATTAAATGTGTTTTTGATTAAAGCACTTTGGCACGGACAAACTGCTTTTGTATTTGTTTACACTTAAATTCCATGTTCCTTTGTCAGatagaaattttcttcaatGCAAAAGTGTAGCAATAcctcttcatttttttaaaatcatttatttgaaaacaatttgaTTCACGTGTATCGCATATgttccttcattttctttttattttacaaattatgaCGAAAAACAATTGCAACGCTTCTGAATGATCTTACTTTTATATCACAGGAAAGCACCAGAAGTGCAATTCTAAATTTCCacgtaaataaagaaaaaagcaaGCTTGTGCTGCCAAAAGCCAAAGATATCTGTTCTTTTGCCCTCTCGGTTTTTTTTCTCACTATTACTTCTACGGTACAAATTAATAATCTCTATGAAGAAAAGTAAAGTTcgtaatgatttttttttctcgttacattatatcgattaaATTAGGgcaatccatttttttttctttttcgtttacgaTCATATCCGTACGTCAGCAGTAGTAGAGATTCGTTTATACGtcgcaataaataaataattaaataattttttttagtaaTGGTAGAGATCCGCTTAACTTTTCTCTTAACTTGGATTTCTTTCTTTACGTAGCATCGTCTCGCATTCTACAATATCTATAATATTACAcacgatacttttttttttttttttgtttaaactgTACGCATAGTTACCGTAATGATTAAAGTTTAGATCGCTATAAACAGTCAAATCCCCGAAACTTGCAGAGAATCACAATAACATCGCCGTCATTTATTTTCCAACGACCGCGTCCGTTTCAATCAACGCCCGTTGATAGTTTATGTATAAAGGGACCGCCTTTAAGCTTTGTCACGCAGCAGACGGAACCTTTAACGATCGCAACAAGGCATCTTCGTTAACGATCATTACACGGGGTGCGTATTCAAAATGTTTCTACACCGTTTATCTTCTTTTGCGCACTCTTCATTTTTTGATAACTATAAATATCATATAATTTATgtacaatttcttttaaataacgcCTCTTCTCCATTAGCAAAATATCAGCACCGTGGCCCGAATAGTTGACGTTAAATGCTCAGAATGCTGGCCTCTTGGCGCGTTCACTTGCCGAAGCTGAGGACGCGGGGAGGATGTATCATCGGGATTGGGACGTATCCTCCTTCTTGTGAATGTCTGCGTGCATCAAGCCAGGCTCTAATTGCCGTGTCGGCACTCCGGGACCAGGCCCTGCTCTATGATGCATGTGTAAATTGCTCAGTGGACCAGGACTGGGATCCTTGCTTCTTAAAGAATTAACAGGCGGCGGTGGATAACCGGCGTACAATTTagctctttcttcttcctccgcTCTAAACGCAGCGGCGGCCATCAGTGGATTGTAACGCAACTGTTGCAGGTGGTCGTAACGATAATCCCTGAAAGGATCGCCTGGCCAAGGACCGCCTGGTTGACCGGCAGGACCGGACGGCGGTGGAAAATGTTGCATCGGATGACCACCTAAGCCAGGTAGCATACTTCGAGGCATGGAATGAGGCGCAGGCATGGTGTGCGGATGCCTCGCGAGGTAAGAATGAGGATGAGGATGATGATATCTTGTGTCAGGCAGTGGACTTGGACCGGGTCCTGTTCCAGATGCTCCCCCAGGACCAGGTCCCGGTGGCCGTGGAAGCATCACTACTTCGTCGTCTTTACTTCGGGGCTCTTCTTTCACCCGTACCTCCCCAGCATCCATAGGAGCCGATCCGTTCCTCAAAGGTGACCGTTCTCGACCCACCACCACGTGTTGTCGATTCTGATGAAGCAATCTTTCCCGTTCCATTTCTCGTCTTTCCATCTCCCGACGTTCCTTgtctctcctttctctctccctttcaGCAGCCTCCTgctgttttcttttctcctccttCTCGCGTTCCCGTCTTTCCCTCTCGCGTTGCTCTTCCCGTTCTCTTTCCTTCTCGCGTCTAATGCGCTCgcgttcccgttcccgttcccgttcgCGTTCCCTTTCCCTTTCCCGTTCGCGTTCACGTTCACGTTCCCGTTCTCGTTCCCGTTCGCGCTCACGTTCCCGTTCTTCGAGCTCGGCTCGTCTGTCGATCGCAGGCGGTTCCGGTTTCAGGCTCCACGATACCGTGGTTGGTGGGAATCCGGTGGATGCTCGTTGTAATCTAAACGTAGTAAAATCAATAATAACGATGATCATATTTTATTCCAGGGAACGTGCGATTTTGTTAAACGGAAACATACCCTCTCCATGGATCGTGTACAGAACCCAAGCCACCCAATGGTGGCATTTCCCTCGACGGAGGGAAGGTAGAAAGGCCAGAGAAATTTGGATTCGGTCCGCCGAACGTTGATGGATATCTTCCAAATGGTGACATTCCTGTTGCTgtaatataattatcattatcGTTCTTTTAGTTACACACATTTTATACGTACACACAGGTGTTGAATGATTACCTAAATGCGTGGGTGGTGTGGATAAGAAACCAACAGGGTGAGGCGGAGGTGGTGCAGGATGAGCTGGTGGTATATTAGTAGGGAACGGTGGTGCCATTGGTGGTGCGCCTATTCCAAGACCACCCCCTGGTCCTCCTGGATAAAGATGACCCGGTGGTCTTAGTAATTCCGTTTTAGTATTAACAACGCTTCCTGCTTTCGCTTCCGCCTGTTGTTTCTGTTGATGATGGTAAATTTCCCATGCGATGCGTACGTGCATCGCATTCCATTTTCCACTTTTCTGTAGTTAAAAATCATGAACTGTAACAACGGTTATAGTTCTACGCAGGCTTTCAACGTTAGACATTTTCACCTTTGGTGCAAATGATGTTAAGTGATTGGGTGGTACAAAAGGTGTCGAGGGCGGTCCGATTCCAGGATGTAGAAGACCGGCATTAAAACCAGAATAACTAGAAAGATTTAAATTCCCACGAAAAAATGGAGATTCAACACCTCCCAATTTTGGAATGTCCTTAAACTGAGAAAATAGTTATACGTTATAAGTATGAAAGATACATATGATACATATAATTATATTGTTTACTTACTATAGGAGGTGGAAATAACGTTGTTGCAGCTGACGGTGGAAGCAGTGGTGTCGTGTGCTGATGTACGTGAGTATGCTGATGTTGATGGTGATGCATCTCTGTCCTAAGGTAAGGTGGCGGTCCCAAATTGCCTACTCCGACTCCGACGTTTCTGTCTTGAGATGCCAAGAATCTATTGTCAAGTTCTCGCCTTAACAGGTCTGCCTGACCTGCGACATGAGTCACCCCTTGTTTCGGTTAGTGTCTCATTCGTTTCGAACGATTCGCTCTACCTTTTCTCTTGTTTGAATTTCAAGTGAAATCGAAACATAGCTTAGAAACTTACTTGTTTGAAAAAGCGATTCGGCGGAGAATGGATTGGGGTTGGTCGTTGGCGGTGGTAACGAAGGCAGTGACGTATGCGGACTGGAACTGGAGACGGGAGGTGGTAACGGTGCGGCGAACATTGGTGGAGGAAACGTATGCATTCCAAGTGGAACTGGTGGAGGAGTTGGCCTTGGTACTGAAGTTGCTGTTGCTGGAGACAATTGTGAAGTTGTGCTGCTACTGTaaggtacaaaaaaaaaaaaaaaaaacaacaatgcttaaattgttaaatattcaaaaatgtaTAAACTTTAATTTCATCCATACCCAATCCATCCTTGTGGCTTGGAGTAAGCAGGTAGACTAGAATTGGCTGGCGAAGATGTGTTTGGCACACTTACAGGCGTTATGCTACCTCGACTTAAGCTACTGACGTTACTGCTACAATAAGGAAAACCTTATATGAGGTGATTATCGCAAAGAAatgagtatac includes these proteins:
- the LOC117601914 gene encoding uncharacterized protein LOC117601914, encoding MMARSRKDSTGKSDSEATDKENKREKGREVVRKKRAASSSSSGSSSSDSSSGSSSTSSGSSSRSSSTSSTSSSSSGSSSGSSRDRGRKRSRSKSVDASRRHDNKEKEREKERERERDRDRDRDRDREKDKKKSSNSVIDKPKPKGRSRSPSPRRKRRERSPIPRPTKIHIGHLTRNVTKEHIMEIFSTYGQIKMVDFAMDKLHPNQGRGFAYVEFETADEAENAMKHMDGGQIDGQEITAAPVLLPKPRPLPMRRMSPPMGRRPPRWGGGGRNTPPRYRRRSPPINRRRSPRPPRRRPRTRSRSPPNNPRHRHRRYTRSSSSSSR
- the tay gene encoding tay bridge kinase isoform X3; the encoded protein is MEIEAKQRNQRNRRRERAQRMLAQRESLATAKQQQQQQQQQQQQTRQRPNDEEDSHSGEDEDPAAGRGLGLARTGHPRDSHSRPPRPPRPPRPRKKSSLAAANQKEPPFEEDIIDGFAILAFRTYEELESAIKLAGKNNVKKLHTLRSIVEEKPKVDTGQNNRHNEHHIKNHFKHNHYTHNSILTPSTLNQGLDAGTSDDSGRASEQLHGPGIPRDCQDADSSRDHLSDASSHCSSGKGYICDSEGEDDKGSDAESILFESSTPPPLARKYELPSSSPHVLPPANGAGGSPPDTGGQISNPATDAPAPIPPPVPASAPVPTAPSPPSPTLPPHISQPPMTSPLAANPRAIAPQQRPASPALPPPSLSQQPHTTIPALHPPNVPLVSSSHTTSPAVASLGVTPAAPSNGATTTSYPPSIPMAAYPQTQSYPPLYTPYTALNHSPYLPPAVPSPSHSASSRAEVRGSRASPCTNINKQPVGNNTTNHNTPLSAATTTCVSTITNTVTTANTIAHRDMVACSLTGRNNNNSPRGHSPNRERESYSSNVSSLSRGSITPVSVPNTSSPANSSLPAYSKPQGWIGSSTTSQLSPATATSVPRPTPPPVPLGMHTFPPPMFAAPLPPPVSSSSPHTSLPSLPPPTTNPNPFSAESLFQTNRNVGVGVGNLGPPPYLRTEMHHHQHQHTHVHQHTTPLLPPSAATTLFPPPIFKDIPKLGGVESPFFRGNLNLSSYSGFNAGLLHPGIGPPSTPFVPPNHLTSFAPKKSGKWNAMHVRIAWEIYHHQQKQQAEAKAGSVVNTKTELLRPPGHLYPGGPGGGLGIGAPPMAPPFPTNIPPAHPAPPPPHPVGFLSTPPTHLATGMSPFGRYPSTFGGPNPNFSGLSTFPPSREMPPLGGLGSVHDPWRGLQRASTGFPPTTVSWSLKPEPPAIDRRAELEERERERERERERERERERERERERERERERERERERIRREKEREREEQRERERREREKEEKRKQQEAAERERERRDKERREMERREMERERLLHQNRQHVVVGRERSPLRNGSAPMDAGEVRVKEEPRSKDDEVVMLPRPPGPGPGGASGTGPGPSPLPDTRYHHPHPHSYLARHPHTMPAPHSMPRSMLPGLGGHPMQHFPPPSGPAGQPGGPWPGDPFRDYRYDHLQQLRYNPLMAAAAFRAEEEERAKLYAGYPPPPVNSLRSKDPSPGPLSNLHMHHRAGPGPGVPTRQLEPGLMHADIHKKEDTSQSR
- the tay gene encoding tay bridge kinase isoform X1; translated protein: MEIEAKQRNQRNRRRERAQRMLAQRESLATAKQQQQQQQQQQQQTRQRPNDEEDSHSGEDEDPAAGRGLGLARTGHPRDSHSRPPRPPRPPRPRKKSSLAAANQKEPPFEEDIIDGFAILAFRTYEELESAIKLAGKNNVKKLHTLRSIVEEKPKVDTGQNNRHNEHHIKNHFKHNHYTHNSILTPSTLNQGLDAGTSDDSGRASEQLHGPGIPRDCQDADSSRDHLSDASSHCSSGKGYICDSEGEDDKGSDAESILFESSTPPPLARKYELPSSSPHVLPPANGAGGSPPDTGGQISNPATDAPAPIPPPVPASAPVPTAPSPPSPTLPPHISQPPMTSPLAANPRAIAPQQRPASPALPPPSLSQQPHTTIPALHPPNVPLVSSSHTTSPAVASLGVTPAAPSNGATTTSYPPSIPMAAYPQTQSYPPLYTPYTALNHSPYLPPAVPSPSHSASSRAEVRGSRASPCTNINKQPVGNNTTNHNTPLSAATTTCVSTITNTVTTANTIAHRDMVACSLTGRNNNNSPRGHSPNRERESYSSNVSSLSRGSITPVSVPNTSSPANSSLPAYSKPQGWIGSSTTSQLSPATATSVPRPTPPPVPLGMHTFPPPMFAAPLPPPVSSSSPHTSLPSLPPPTTNPNPFSAESLFQTRVTHVAGQADLLRRELDNRFLASQDRNVGVGVGNLGPPPYLRTEMHHHQHQHTHVHQHTTPLLPPSAATTLFPPPIFKDIPKLGGVESPFFRGNLNLSSYSGFNAGLLHPGIGPPSTPFVPPNHLTSFAPKKSGKWNAMHVRIAWEIYHHQQKQQAEAKAGSVVNTKTELLRPPGHLYPGGPGGGLGIGAPPMAPPFPTNIPPAHPAPPPPHPVGFLSTPPTHLATGMSPFGRYPSTFGGPNPNFSGLSTFPPSREMPPLGGLGSVHDPWRGLQRASTGFPPTTVSWSLKPEPPAIDRRAELEERERERERERERERERERERERERERERERERERERIRREKEREREEQRERERREREKEEKRKQQEAAERERERRDKERREMERREMERERLLHQNRQHVVVGRERSPLRNGSAPMDAGEVRVKEEPRSKDDEVVMLPRPPGPGPGGASGTGPGPSPLPDTRYHHPHPHSYLARHPHTMPAPHSMPRSMLPGLGGHPMQHFPPPSGPAGQPGGPWPGDPFRDYRYDHLQQLRYNPLMAAAAFRAEEEERAKLYAGYPPPPVNSLRSKDPSPGPLSNLHMHHRAGPGPGVPTRQLEPGLMHADIHKKEDTSQSR
- the tay gene encoding tay bridge kinase isoform X2, giving the protein MEIEAKQRNQRNRRRERAQRMLAQRESLATAKQQQQQQQQQQQQTRQRPNDEEDSHSGEDEDPAAGRGLGLARTGHPRDSHSRPPRPPRPPRPRKKSSLAAANQKEPPFEEDIIDGFAILAFRTYEELESAIKLAGKNNVKKLHTLRSIVEEKPKVDTGQNNRHNEHHIKNHFKHNHYTHNSILTPSTLNQGLDAGTSDDSGRASEQLHGPGIPRDCQDADSSRDHLSDASSHCSSGKGYICDSEGEDDKGSDAESILFESSTPPPLARKYELPSSSPHVLPPANGAGGSPPDTGGQISNPATDAPAPIPPPVPASAPVPTAPSPPSPTLPPHISQPPMTSPLAANPRAIAPQQRPASPALPPPSLSQQPHTTIPALHPPNVPLVSSSHTTSPAVASLGVTPAAPSNGATTTSYPPSIPMAAYPQTQSYPPLYTPYTALNHSPYLPPAVPSPSHSASSRAEVRGSRASPCTNINKQPVGNNTTNHNTPLSAATTTCVSTITNTVTTANTIAHRDMVACSLTGRNNNNSPRGHSPNRERESYSSNVSSLSRGSITPVSVPNTSSPANSSLPAYSKPQGWIGSSTTSQLSPATATSVPRPTPPPVPLGMHTFPPPMFAAPLPPPVSSSSPHTSLPSLPPPTTNPNPFSAESLFQTSQADLLRRELDNRFLASQDRNVGVGVGNLGPPPYLRTEMHHHQHQHTHVHQHTTPLLPPSAATTLFPPPIFKDIPKLGGVESPFFRGNLNLSSYSGFNAGLLHPGIGPPSTPFVPPNHLTSFAPKKSGKWNAMHVRIAWEIYHHQQKQQAEAKAGSVVNTKTELLRPPGHLYPGGPGGGLGIGAPPMAPPFPTNIPPAHPAPPPPHPVGFLSTPPTHLATGMSPFGRYPSTFGGPNPNFSGLSTFPPSREMPPLGGLGSVHDPWRGLQRASTGFPPTTVSWSLKPEPPAIDRRAELEERERERERERERERERERERERERERERERERERERIRREKEREREEQRERERREREKEEKRKQQEAAERERERRDKERREMERREMERERLLHQNRQHVVVGRERSPLRNGSAPMDAGEVRVKEEPRSKDDEVVMLPRPPGPGPGGASGTGPGPSPLPDTRYHHPHPHSYLARHPHTMPAPHSMPRSMLPGLGGHPMQHFPPPSGPAGQPGGPWPGDPFRDYRYDHLQQLRYNPLMAAAAFRAEEEERAKLYAGYPPPPVNSLRSKDPSPGPLSNLHMHHRAGPGPGVPTRQLEPGLMHADIHKKEDTSQSR